One genomic region from Zalophus californianus isolate mZalCal1 chromosome 12, mZalCal1.pri.v2, whole genome shotgun sequence encodes:
- the NOS3 gene encoding nitric oxide synthase, endothelial isoform X3 has product MGNLKSVGQEPGPPCGLGLGLGLGLCGKQGPASPTSSEPSRAPAPAPAPAPPPAPDLSPPLTRPPDGPKFPRVKNWEVGSITYDTLSAQSQQDGPCTPRRCLGSLVFPRKLQSRPSQDPPPPEQLLSQARDFINQYYSSIKRSGSQAHEQRLQEVEAEVAATGTYQLRESELVFGAKQAWRNAPRCVGRIQWGKLQVFDARDCSSAQEMFTYICNHIKYATNRGNLRSAITVFPQRAPGRGDFRIWNSQLVRYAGYRQQDGSVRGDPANVEITELCIQHGWTPGNSRFDVLPLLLQAPDEPPELFALPPELVLEVPLEHPTLEWFAALGLRWYALPAVSNMLLEIGGLEFPAAPFSGWYMSTEIGTRNLCDPHRYNILEDVAVCMDLDTRTTSSLWKDKAAVEINLAVLHSYQLAKVTIVDHHAATASFMKHLENEQKARGGCPADWAWIVPPISGSLTPVFHQEMVNYVLSPAFRYQPDPWKGSASKGAGITRKKTFKEVANAVKISASLMGTVMAKRVKATILYGSETGRAQSYAQQLGRLFRKAFDPRVLCMDEYDVVSLEHETLVLVVTSTFGNGDPPENGESFAAALMEMSGPYNSSPRPEQHKSYKIRFNSVSCSDPLVSSWRRKRKESSNTDSAGALGTLRFCVFGLGSRAYPHFCAFARAVDTRLEELGGERLLQLGQGDELCGQEEAFRGWAQAAFQASCETFCVGQDAKAAARDIFSPKRSWKRQRYRLSAQAEGLQLLPGLIHVHRRKMFQATVLSVENLQSSKSTRATILVRLDTGGQEALQYQPGDHIGICPPNRPGLVEALLSRVEDPPPPGEPVAVEQLEKGSPGGPPPSWVRDPRLPPCTLRQALTFFLDITSPPSPQLLRLLSTLAEESSEQQELESLSQKCLLA; this is encoded by the exons ATGGGCAACTTGAAGAGTGTGGGCCAGGAGCCCGGGCCCCCAtgtggcctggggctgggcctgggcctggggctgtgCGGCAAGCAGGGCCCTGCCTCCCCGACCTCCTCAGAGCCCAGCAGGGCACCCGCACCCGCACCCGCACCCGCACCCCCACCCGCACCAGACCTCAG CCCCCCGCTCACCCGGCCACCGGACGGGCCCAAGTTCCCTCGTGTGAAGaactgggaggtggggagcatCACCTACGACACCCTAAGTGCCCAGTCACAGCAG GATGGGCCCTGCACCCCCAGACGCTGCCTGGGCTCTCTGGTATTTCCACGGAAACTGCAGAGCCGGCCCTCTCAGGACCCTCCACCCCCTGAGCAGCTGCTGAGCCAGGCCAGGGACTTCATCAACCAGTACTATAGCTCCATCAAGAG GAGCGGCTCCCAGGCCCATGAGCAGAGGCTTCAGGAGGTGGAAGCGGAGGTAGCAGCCACGGGCACCTACCAGCTTCGGGAGAGTGAGCTGGTGTTCGGGGCCAAGCAGGCCTGGCGAAATGCTCCGCGCTGTGTGGGCCGGATCCAGTGGGGGAAGCTGCAG GTGTTCGATGCCCGGGATTGCAGCTCTGCCCAGGAGATGTTCACCTACATCTGCAACCACATCAAGTATGCCACGAACCGGGGCAACCTCCG CTCGGCCATCACAGTGTTCCCCCAGCGCGCCCCAGGCCGCGGAGACTTCCGAATCTGGAACAGCCAACTGGTGCGCTATGCGGGCTACAGGCAGCAGGACGGCTCGGTGCGGGGGGACCCAGCCAACGTGGAGATCACTGAG cTCTGCATCCAGCACggctggaccccaggaaacaGCCGCTTTGACGTGCTGCCCCTACTGCTCCAGGCCCCAGATGAGCCCCCAGAACTCTTTGCTCTGCCCCCCGAGCTGGTCCTCGAGGTGCCCCTGGAACACCCCAC GCTGGAGTGGTTTGCGGCCCTGGGCCTGCGCTGGTATGCCCTCCCAGCGGTGAGCAACATGCTACTGGAAATCGGGGGACTGGAGTTCCCTGCAGCCCCTTTCAGCGGCTGGTACATGAGCACTGAGATTGGCACGCGGAATCTGTGTGACCCTCACCGATATAACATTCTGGAG GATGTGGCGGTCTGCATGGACTTGGATACCAGGACAACCTCATCGCTGTGGAAAGACAAGGCAGCGGTGGAAATCAACTTGGCCGTGCTGCACAGTTACCAG CTGGCCAAAGTGACCATCGTGGACCACCATGCTGCCACCGCCTCCTTCATGAAGCACCTGGAGAACGAGCAGAAGGCTAGGGGGGGCTGTCCTGCCGACTGGGCCTGGATCGTGCCCCCCATCTCTGGCAGCCTCACCCCCGTCTTCCATCAGGAGATGGTCAACTATGTTCTGTCCCCGGCCTTCCGCTATCAG CCAGACCCGTGGAAGGGGAGTGCGTCCAAGGGTGCCGGCATCACCAGGAAGAAGACCTTTAAGGAAGTGGCCAA TGCAGTGAAGATCTCTGCCTCACTCATGGGCACCGTGATGGCAAAGCGAGTGAAGGCGACCATCCTGTATGGCTCCGAGACCGGCCGGGCCCAGAGCTACGCCCAGCAGCTGGGGAGACTCTTCCGGAAGGCTTTCGACCCCAGG GTCCTGTGCATGGATGAGTACGATGTGGTGTCCCTTGAGCATGAGACGCTGGTGTTGGTGGTGACCAGCACATTTGGGAATGGTGATCCCCCAGAGAATGGAGAG AGTTTTGCGGCGGCCCTCATGGAGATGTCCGGCCCCTACAACAGTTCCCCTCGGCCAGAACAGCACAA GAGTTACAAAATCCGCTTCAACAGCGTCTCCTGCTCAGACCCGCTGGTGTCCTCCTGGAGGCGGAAGAGAAAGGAGTCCAGTAACACAGACAGTGCAGGGGCCCTGGGTACCCTCAG GTTCTGTGTGTTCGGCCTGGGCTCCCGGGCATACCCCCACTTCTGCGCCTTCGCTCGTGCGGTGGACACACGGCTGGAAGAGCTGGGCGGGGAGCGGCTACTGCAGCTGGGCCAGGGAGATGAGTTGTGTGGCCAGGAGGAGGCCTTCCGTGGCTGGGCCCAGGCCGCCTTCCAG GCCTCCTGTGAGACTTTCTGCGTGGGACAGGATGCCAAGGCCGCCGCCCGGGACATATTCAGCCCCAAACGGAGCTGGAAGCGCCAGAGGTACCGGCTGAGTGCCCAGGCCGAGGGCCTCCAGCTGCTGCCAG GCCTGATCCACGTGCACAGGAGGAAGATGTTCCAGGCTACGGTCCTTTCAGTGGAAAACCTGCAAAGCAGCAAGTCCAC CCGGGCCACGATCCTGGTGCGCCTAGACACTGGAGGCCAGGAGGCGCTGCAGTACCAGCCAGGGGACCACATAGGTATCTGCCCGCCCAACCGGCCCGGCCTCGTGGAGGCGCTGCTGAGCCGCGTGGAGGACCCGCCTCCGCCAGGAGAGCCCGTGGCCGTGGAGCAGCTGGAGAAGGGCAGCCCTG GTGGACCGCCCCCCAGCTGGGTTCGGGACCCCCGGCTGCCCCCATGCACGCTGCGCCAGGCTCTCACCTTCTTCCTGGACATCACTTCCCCGCCCAGCCCTCAACTCCTTCGGCTGCTCAGCACCCTGGCCGAAGAGTCCAGCGAACAGCAGGAGCTCGAGAGCCTCAGCCAG aaatgtttgttggcCTGA
- the NOS3 gene encoding nitric oxide synthase, endothelial isoform X2, which yields MGNLKSVGQEPGPPCGLGLGLGLGLCGKQGPASPTSSEPSRAPAPAPAPAPPPAPDLSPPLTRPPDGPKFPRVKNWEVGSITYDTLSAQSQQDGPCTPRRCLGSLVFPRKLQSRPSQDPPPPEQLLSQARDFINQYYSSIKRSGSQAHEQRLQEVEAEVAATGTYQLRESELVFGAKQAWRNAPRCVGRIQWGKLQVFDARDCSSAQEMFTYICNHIKYATNRGNLRSAITVFPQRAPGRGDFRIWNSQLVRYAGYRQQDGSVRGDPANVEITELCIQHGWTPGNSRFDVLPLLLQAPDEPPELFALPPELVLEVPLEHPTLEWFAALGLRWYALPAVSNMLLEIGGLEFPAAPFSGWYMSTEIGTRNLCDPHRYNILEDVAVCMDLDTRTTSSLWKDKAAVEINLAVLHSYQLAKVTIVDHHAATASFMKHLENEQKARGGCPADWAWIVPPISGSLTPVFHQEMVNYVLSPAFRYQPDPWKGSASKGAGITRKKTFKEVANAVKISASLMGTVMAKRVKATILYGSETGRAQSYAQQLGRLFRKAFDPRVLCMDEYDVVSLEHETLVLVVTSTFGNGDPPENGESFAAALMEMSGPYNSSPRPEQHKFCVFGLGSRAYPHFCAFARAVDTRLEELGGERLLQLGQGDELCGQEEAFRGWAQAAFQASCETFCVGQDAKAAARDIFSPKRSWKRQRYRLSAQAEGLQLLPGLIHVHRRKMFQATVLSVENLQSSKSTRATILVRLDTGGQEALQYQPGDHIGICPPNRPGLVEALLSRVEDPPPPGEPVAVEQLEKGSPGGPPPSWVRDPRLPPCTLRQALTFFLDITSPPSPQLLRLLSTLAEESSEQQELESLSQDPRRYEEWKWFRCPTLLEVLEQFPSVALPAPLLLTQLPLLQPRYYSVSSAPSAHPGEIHLTVAVLAYRTQDGLGPLHYGVCSTWLSQLKAGDPIPCFIRGAPSFRLPPDPSLPCILVGPGTGIAPFRGFWQERLHDIDSKGLQPAPMTLVFGCRCSQLDHLYRDEVRDAQQRGVFGRVLTAFSREPDSPKTYVQDILRTELAAEVHRVLCLERGHMFVCGDVTMATSVLQTVQRILATEGDMELDEAGDVIGVLRDQQRYHEDIFGLTLRTQEVTSRIRTQSFSLQERHLRGAVPWAFDPPGPDTPSP from the exons ATGGGCAACTTGAAGAGTGTGGGCCAGGAGCCCGGGCCCCCAtgtggcctggggctgggcctgggcctggggctgtgCGGCAAGCAGGGCCCTGCCTCCCCGACCTCCTCAGAGCCCAGCAGGGCACCCGCACCCGCACCCGCACCCGCACCCCCACCCGCACCAGACCTCAG CCCCCCGCTCACCCGGCCACCGGACGGGCCCAAGTTCCCTCGTGTGAAGaactgggaggtggggagcatCACCTACGACACCCTAAGTGCCCAGTCACAGCAG GATGGGCCCTGCACCCCCAGACGCTGCCTGGGCTCTCTGGTATTTCCACGGAAACTGCAGAGCCGGCCCTCTCAGGACCCTCCACCCCCTGAGCAGCTGCTGAGCCAGGCCAGGGACTTCATCAACCAGTACTATAGCTCCATCAAGAG GAGCGGCTCCCAGGCCCATGAGCAGAGGCTTCAGGAGGTGGAAGCGGAGGTAGCAGCCACGGGCACCTACCAGCTTCGGGAGAGTGAGCTGGTGTTCGGGGCCAAGCAGGCCTGGCGAAATGCTCCGCGCTGTGTGGGCCGGATCCAGTGGGGGAAGCTGCAG GTGTTCGATGCCCGGGATTGCAGCTCTGCCCAGGAGATGTTCACCTACATCTGCAACCACATCAAGTATGCCACGAACCGGGGCAACCTCCG CTCGGCCATCACAGTGTTCCCCCAGCGCGCCCCAGGCCGCGGAGACTTCCGAATCTGGAACAGCCAACTGGTGCGCTATGCGGGCTACAGGCAGCAGGACGGCTCGGTGCGGGGGGACCCAGCCAACGTGGAGATCACTGAG cTCTGCATCCAGCACggctggaccccaggaaacaGCCGCTTTGACGTGCTGCCCCTACTGCTCCAGGCCCCAGATGAGCCCCCAGAACTCTTTGCTCTGCCCCCCGAGCTGGTCCTCGAGGTGCCCCTGGAACACCCCAC GCTGGAGTGGTTTGCGGCCCTGGGCCTGCGCTGGTATGCCCTCCCAGCGGTGAGCAACATGCTACTGGAAATCGGGGGACTGGAGTTCCCTGCAGCCCCTTTCAGCGGCTGGTACATGAGCACTGAGATTGGCACGCGGAATCTGTGTGACCCTCACCGATATAACATTCTGGAG GATGTGGCGGTCTGCATGGACTTGGATACCAGGACAACCTCATCGCTGTGGAAAGACAAGGCAGCGGTGGAAATCAACTTGGCCGTGCTGCACAGTTACCAG CTGGCCAAAGTGACCATCGTGGACCACCATGCTGCCACCGCCTCCTTCATGAAGCACCTGGAGAACGAGCAGAAGGCTAGGGGGGGCTGTCCTGCCGACTGGGCCTGGATCGTGCCCCCCATCTCTGGCAGCCTCACCCCCGTCTTCCATCAGGAGATGGTCAACTATGTTCTGTCCCCGGCCTTCCGCTATCAG CCAGACCCGTGGAAGGGGAGTGCGTCCAAGGGTGCCGGCATCACCAGGAAGAAGACCTTTAAGGAAGTGGCCAA TGCAGTGAAGATCTCTGCCTCACTCATGGGCACCGTGATGGCAAAGCGAGTGAAGGCGACCATCCTGTATGGCTCCGAGACCGGCCGGGCCCAGAGCTACGCCCAGCAGCTGGGGAGACTCTTCCGGAAGGCTTTCGACCCCAGG GTCCTGTGCATGGATGAGTACGATGTGGTGTCCCTTGAGCATGAGACGCTGGTGTTGGTGGTGACCAGCACATTTGGGAATGGTGATCCCCCAGAGAATGGAGAG AGTTTTGCGGCGGCCCTCATGGAGATGTCCGGCCCCTACAACAGTTCCCCTCGGCCAGAACAGCACAA GTTCTGTGTGTTCGGCCTGGGCTCCCGGGCATACCCCCACTTCTGCGCCTTCGCTCGTGCGGTGGACACACGGCTGGAAGAGCTGGGCGGGGAGCGGCTACTGCAGCTGGGCCAGGGAGATGAGTTGTGTGGCCAGGAGGAGGCCTTCCGTGGCTGGGCCCAGGCCGCCTTCCAG GCCTCCTGTGAGACTTTCTGCGTGGGACAGGATGCCAAGGCCGCCGCCCGGGACATATTCAGCCCCAAACGGAGCTGGAAGCGCCAGAGGTACCGGCTGAGTGCCCAGGCCGAGGGCCTCCAGCTGCTGCCAG GCCTGATCCACGTGCACAGGAGGAAGATGTTCCAGGCTACGGTCCTTTCAGTGGAAAACCTGCAAAGCAGCAAGTCCAC CCGGGCCACGATCCTGGTGCGCCTAGACACTGGAGGCCAGGAGGCGCTGCAGTACCAGCCAGGGGACCACATAGGTATCTGCCCGCCCAACCGGCCCGGCCTCGTGGAGGCGCTGCTGAGCCGCGTGGAGGACCCGCCTCCGCCAGGAGAGCCCGTGGCCGTGGAGCAGCTGGAGAAGGGCAGCCCTG GTGGACCGCCCCCCAGCTGGGTTCGGGACCCCCGGCTGCCCCCATGCACGCTGCGCCAGGCTCTCACCTTCTTCCTGGACATCACTTCCCCGCCCAGCCCTCAACTCCTTCGGCTGCTCAGCACCCTGGCCGAAGAGTCCAGCGAACAGCAGGAGCTCGAGAGCCTCAGCCAG GACCCGCGGCGCTACGAGGAGTGGAAGTGGTTCCGCTGCCCCACGCTGCTGGAGGTGCTGGAGCAGTTCCCATCGGTGGCACTGCCAGCCCCCCTGCTcctcacccagctgcccctgctccagccccGGTACTACTCGGTCAGCTCAGCACCCAGCGCCCACCCAGGAGAGATCCACCTCACAGTAGCCGTGCTGGCATACAGGACGCAGG atGGACTGGGCCCCCTTCATTATGGAGTCTGCTCCACATGGCTGAGCCAACTGAAGGCTGGGGATCCCATACCCTGCTTCATCAGGGG GGCTCCCTCCTTCCGACTGCCGCCTGATCCCAGCTTGCCCTGCATCCTAGTGGGCCCTGGCACAGGTATTGCCCCCTTCCGGGGATTCTGGCAGGAGCGGCTGCACGACATTGACAGCAAAG GGCTGCAGCCCGCCCCCATGACTTTGGTGTTCGGCTGCCGATGCTCCCAGCTCGACCACCTTTACCGCGACGAGGTGCGGGATGCCCAGCAGCGCGGAGTTTTTGGCCGCGTCCTCACCGCCTTCTCCCGGGAGCCCGACAGCCCTAAG ACCTACGTGCAGGACATCCTGCGGACCGAGCTGGCTGCTGAGGTGCACCGCGTGCTGTGCCTCGAGCGGGGCCACATGTTTGTGTGCGGCGACGTCACCATGGCAACCAGCGTCCTGCAGACGGTGCAGCGAATCCTAGCGACGGAGGGCGACATGGAGCTGGACGAGGCCGGCGACGTCATCGGCGTGCTGCGG GATCAGCAACGCTATCACGAGGACATTTTCGGGCTCACACTGCGCACTCAGGAGGTGACAAGCCGCATACGCACCCAGAGCTTTTCCTTGCAGGAGCGACATCTGCGGGGCGCAGTGCCCTGGGCGTTCGACCCGCCTGGCCCAGACACCCCCAGCCCCTGA
- the NOS3 gene encoding nitric oxide synthase, endothelial isoform X1, translated as MGNLKSVGQEPGPPCGLGLGLGLGLCGKQGPASPTSSEPSRAPAPAPAPAPPPAPDLSPPLTRPPDGPKFPRVKNWEVGSITYDTLSAQSQQDGPCTPRRCLGSLVFPRKLQSRPSQDPPPPEQLLSQARDFINQYYSSIKRSGSQAHEQRLQEVEAEVAATGTYQLRESELVFGAKQAWRNAPRCVGRIQWGKLQVFDARDCSSAQEMFTYICNHIKYATNRGNLRSAITVFPQRAPGRGDFRIWNSQLVRYAGYRQQDGSVRGDPANVEITELCIQHGWTPGNSRFDVLPLLLQAPDEPPELFALPPELVLEVPLEHPTLEWFAALGLRWYALPAVSNMLLEIGGLEFPAAPFSGWYMSTEIGTRNLCDPHRYNILEDVAVCMDLDTRTTSSLWKDKAAVEINLAVLHSYQLAKVTIVDHHAATASFMKHLENEQKARGGCPADWAWIVPPISGSLTPVFHQEMVNYVLSPAFRYQPDPWKGSASKGAGITRKKTFKEVANAVKISASLMGTVMAKRVKATILYGSETGRAQSYAQQLGRLFRKAFDPRVLCMDEYDVVSLEHETLVLVVTSTFGNGDPPENGESFAAALMEMSGPYNSSPRPEQHKSYKIRFNSVSCSDPLVSSWRRKRKESSNTDSAGALGTLRFCVFGLGSRAYPHFCAFARAVDTRLEELGGERLLQLGQGDELCGQEEAFRGWAQAAFQASCETFCVGQDAKAAARDIFSPKRSWKRQRYRLSAQAEGLQLLPGLIHVHRRKMFQATVLSVENLQSSKSTRATILVRLDTGGQEALQYQPGDHIGICPPNRPGLVEALLSRVEDPPPPGEPVAVEQLEKGSPGGPPPSWVRDPRLPPCTLRQALTFFLDITSPPSPQLLRLLSTLAEESSEQQELESLSQDPRRYEEWKWFRCPTLLEVLEQFPSVALPAPLLLTQLPLLQPRYYSVSSAPSAHPGEIHLTVAVLAYRTQDGLGPLHYGVCSTWLSQLKAGDPIPCFIRGAPSFRLPPDPSLPCILVGPGTGIAPFRGFWQERLHDIDSKGLQPAPMTLVFGCRCSQLDHLYRDEVRDAQQRGVFGRVLTAFSREPDSPKTYVQDILRTELAAEVHRVLCLERGHMFVCGDVTMATSVLQTVQRILATEGDMELDEAGDVIGVLRDQQRYHEDIFGLTLRTQEVTSRIRTQSFSLQERHLRGAVPWAFDPPGPDTPSP; from the exons ATGGGCAACTTGAAGAGTGTGGGCCAGGAGCCCGGGCCCCCAtgtggcctggggctgggcctgggcctggggctgtgCGGCAAGCAGGGCCCTGCCTCCCCGACCTCCTCAGAGCCCAGCAGGGCACCCGCACCCGCACCCGCACCCGCACCCCCACCCGCACCAGACCTCAG CCCCCCGCTCACCCGGCCACCGGACGGGCCCAAGTTCCCTCGTGTGAAGaactgggaggtggggagcatCACCTACGACACCCTAAGTGCCCAGTCACAGCAG GATGGGCCCTGCACCCCCAGACGCTGCCTGGGCTCTCTGGTATTTCCACGGAAACTGCAGAGCCGGCCCTCTCAGGACCCTCCACCCCCTGAGCAGCTGCTGAGCCAGGCCAGGGACTTCATCAACCAGTACTATAGCTCCATCAAGAG GAGCGGCTCCCAGGCCCATGAGCAGAGGCTTCAGGAGGTGGAAGCGGAGGTAGCAGCCACGGGCACCTACCAGCTTCGGGAGAGTGAGCTGGTGTTCGGGGCCAAGCAGGCCTGGCGAAATGCTCCGCGCTGTGTGGGCCGGATCCAGTGGGGGAAGCTGCAG GTGTTCGATGCCCGGGATTGCAGCTCTGCCCAGGAGATGTTCACCTACATCTGCAACCACATCAAGTATGCCACGAACCGGGGCAACCTCCG CTCGGCCATCACAGTGTTCCCCCAGCGCGCCCCAGGCCGCGGAGACTTCCGAATCTGGAACAGCCAACTGGTGCGCTATGCGGGCTACAGGCAGCAGGACGGCTCGGTGCGGGGGGACCCAGCCAACGTGGAGATCACTGAG cTCTGCATCCAGCACggctggaccccaggaaacaGCCGCTTTGACGTGCTGCCCCTACTGCTCCAGGCCCCAGATGAGCCCCCAGAACTCTTTGCTCTGCCCCCCGAGCTGGTCCTCGAGGTGCCCCTGGAACACCCCAC GCTGGAGTGGTTTGCGGCCCTGGGCCTGCGCTGGTATGCCCTCCCAGCGGTGAGCAACATGCTACTGGAAATCGGGGGACTGGAGTTCCCTGCAGCCCCTTTCAGCGGCTGGTACATGAGCACTGAGATTGGCACGCGGAATCTGTGTGACCCTCACCGATATAACATTCTGGAG GATGTGGCGGTCTGCATGGACTTGGATACCAGGACAACCTCATCGCTGTGGAAAGACAAGGCAGCGGTGGAAATCAACTTGGCCGTGCTGCACAGTTACCAG CTGGCCAAAGTGACCATCGTGGACCACCATGCTGCCACCGCCTCCTTCATGAAGCACCTGGAGAACGAGCAGAAGGCTAGGGGGGGCTGTCCTGCCGACTGGGCCTGGATCGTGCCCCCCATCTCTGGCAGCCTCACCCCCGTCTTCCATCAGGAGATGGTCAACTATGTTCTGTCCCCGGCCTTCCGCTATCAG CCAGACCCGTGGAAGGGGAGTGCGTCCAAGGGTGCCGGCATCACCAGGAAGAAGACCTTTAAGGAAGTGGCCAA TGCAGTGAAGATCTCTGCCTCACTCATGGGCACCGTGATGGCAAAGCGAGTGAAGGCGACCATCCTGTATGGCTCCGAGACCGGCCGGGCCCAGAGCTACGCCCAGCAGCTGGGGAGACTCTTCCGGAAGGCTTTCGACCCCAGG GTCCTGTGCATGGATGAGTACGATGTGGTGTCCCTTGAGCATGAGACGCTGGTGTTGGTGGTGACCAGCACATTTGGGAATGGTGATCCCCCAGAGAATGGAGAG AGTTTTGCGGCGGCCCTCATGGAGATGTCCGGCCCCTACAACAGTTCCCCTCGGCCAGAACAGCACAA GAGTTACAAAATCCGCTTCAACAGCGTCTCCTGCTCAGACCCGCTGGTGTCCTCCTGGAGGCGGAAGAGAAAGGAGTCCAGTAACACAGACAGTGCAGGGGCCCTGGGTACCCTCAG GTTCTGTGTGTTCGGCCTGGGCTCCCGGGCATACCCCCACTTCTGCGCCTTCGCTCGTGCGGTGGACACACGGCTGGAAGAGCTGGGCGGGGAGCGGCTACTGCAGCTGGGCCAGGGAGATGAGTTGTGTGGCCAGGAGGAGGCCTTCCGTGGCTGGGCCCAGGCCGCCTTCCAG GCCTCCTGTGAGACTTTCTGCGTGGGACAGGATGCCAAGGCCGCCGCCCGGGACATATTCAGCCCCAAACGGAGCTGGAAGCGCCAGAGGTACCGGCTGAGTGCCCAGGCCGAGGGCCTCCAGCTGCTGCCAG GCCTGATCCACGTGCACAGGAGGAAGATGTTCCAGGCTACGGTCCTTTCAGTGGAAAACCTGCAAAGCAGCAAGTCCAC CCGGGCCACGATCCTGGTGCGCCTAGACACTGGAGGCCAGGAGGCGCTGCAGTACCAGCCAGGGGACCACATAGGTATCTGCCCGCCCAACCGGCCCGGCCTCGTGGAGGCGCTGCTGAGCCGCGTGGAGGACCCGCCTCCGCCAGGAGAGCCCGTGGCCGTGGAGCAGCTGGAGAAGGGCAGCCCTG GTGGACCGCCCCCCAGCTGGGTTCGGGACCCCCGGCTGCCCCCATGCACGCTGCGCCAGGCTCTCACCTTCTTCCTGGACATCACTTCCCCGCCCAGCCCTCAACTCCTTCGGCTGCTCAGCACCCTGGCCGAAGAGTCCAGCGAACAGCAGGAGCTCGAGAGCCTCAGCCAG GACCCGCGGCGCTACGAGGAGTGGAAGTGGTTCCGCTGCCCCACGCTGCTGGAGGTGCTGGAGCAGTTCCCATCGGTGGCACTGCCAGCCCCCCTGCTcctcacccagctgcccctgctccagccccGGTACTACTCGGTCAGCTCAGCACCCAGCGCCCACCCAGGAGAGATCCACCTCACAGTAGCCGTGCTGGCATACAGGACGCAGG atGGACTGGGCCCCCTTCATTATGGAGTCTGCTCCACATGGCTGAGCCAACTGAAGGCTGGGGATCCCATACCCTGCTTCATCAGGGG GGCTCCCTCCTTCCGACTGCCGCCTGATCCCAGCTTGCCCTGCATCCTAGTGGGCCCTGGCACAGGTATTGCCCCCTTCCGGGGATTCTGGCAGGAGCGGCTGCACGACATTGACAGCAAAG GGCTGCAGCCCGCCCCCATGACTTTGGTGTTCGGCTGCCGATGCTCCCAGCTCGACCACCTTTACCGCGACGAGGTGCGGGATGCCCAGCAGCGCGGAGTTTTTGGCCGCGTCCTCACCGCCTTCTCCCGGGAGCCCGACAGCCCTAAG ACCTACGTGCAGGACATCCTGCGGACCGAGCTGGCTGCTGAGGTGCACCGCGTGCTGTGCCTCGAGCGGGGCCACATGTTTGTGTGCGGCGACGTCACCATGGCAACCAGCGTCCTGCAGACGGTGCAGCGAATCCTAGCGACGGAGGGCGACATGGAGCTGGACGAGGCCGGCGACGTCATCGGCGTGCTGCGG GATCAGCAACGCTATCACGAGGACATTTTCGGGCTCACACTGCGCACTCAGGAGGTGACAAGCCGCATACGCACCCAGAGCTTTTCCTTGCAGGAGCGACATCTGCGGGGCGCAGTGCCCTGGGCGTTCGACCCGCCTGGCCCAGACACCCCCAGCCCCTGA